A segment of the Actinomyces sp. oral taxon 171 str. F0337 genome:
AAGGGCGAAGGCGCCGCTCGTCTTCTTCTTGTCTGACATGATGTTCTCCAGTTCAGGATCGAGCGGCTGCACTGCCGCGTCAGAGATAGCCACCATGACGGTGGTAGTCGGGACGGATCGGCATCGAACACGTCTGGACCAGTGACACCAGAAAAACCGATAGATCCTTCAATGTCAAGCGCGGGGTGCACTCGTCGGCCATAATGATATGAAAGTCGACGCGACGGAGCGGAAGCAGTGGTCGCGACCACCCCCTTCTCCTGGCCGCCTCCACCTACTGTCAACCAGGGGAGCCCCATGCCCAAGAACGCAGGTAAGAAGCCGGCAAAGTACGTCATCGTGCGCAATCACCTGCTGGATCTGGTCAGGAACGGGCTCGCCAACGGCAGTCCGGTGCCGTCCGAACGCGAGCTGTGCGAGCAGTTCGAGGTCTCCCGTATGACCGTGCGCCAGGCCATCGACACCCTCGTGGTCGACGGAATCCTGGAGCGCCACCAGGGCAAGGGGACATTCGTGGCACCCCCGAAGCTCGACCTGCAGGTTCGGCTGACCTCCTTCACCCAGGAGATGCAACGTCGCGGAATGGAGCCCGGCGTGGTCATGCTCCTGACCGAGACCGTCCCCGCAGACGAGACCGTGGCGGAGGCGCTTGAGCTCGCGGAGGGGGCCGAGGTCCACCACCTGCGTCGCCTGCTGACCGCCAACGCCATCCCCATGGCCATCGAGGAGAACTGGATCCCTGCGGCACTTCTTCCTGACCTGTTGCGTACCAGCCCGAACTTCTCGGTCTACGCGGAGCTGACCCAGGTCGGAATGGCGCCCGAGTGGGGCGAGGACATGATCGAGGCCCATGCGGCCACGGCACAGGAGGCGGCCCTGCTATCCGTCCAGGAAGGCGCCCCAACCCTGGACATCACTCGGCGCACCTTCCACGAGCACCGCGCGATCGACTACTCGCGCACCCTGTTCCGGGCTGACCGCTACACCCTGTGGGTTCCGGTGGCCGCGCCCAAGCCGGCCTTCCGTCCCGACCGGCCGAAGCGTTGAGGAGCTGTCGCAGTTCGGCACTGGACAACCTCCGGGCGACCTGTACCATAGGATACTGGTATGGACCATTAGTCCGGTACCGGCGAAGGTGCCGCACCCGACTGCACCTCCCCCATGTCCTGACGCCTCATCTCGGCGCTATCACCCACCGAGCCCGGCAACTGCCCGGGCAGACCCAGGAGGAACCCATGTCTCAGGCACAGAGCATCGTCGACGCTCTCGGAGGATTCGACAACATCGTGGAGATCGAGCCCTGCATCACGCGGCTGCGCTGCGAGCTGGAGGACGGTTCCCTCGTGGACGAGCCGGCACTGAAGGCCGCGGGCGCGCACGGAGTTGTCAAGCTCGGCGACATCGTGCAGGTCGTGGTCGGTCCCAACGCGGACACGATCGCGGAGGACATCGAGGACCTGCGGTGAGCCTGACCGTCCAGTCCCCGGTTTCCGGCCTCGTCGTCGCTCTCGACGACGTTCCCGACCCTGTCTTCGCCGGCAAGATCGTTGGTCCCGGTGTGGCCGTCACCCCGGACCCCGCTTCCGGGGACGAGGTCAGCGCCCTGGCACCGATCAGTGGAACCATCACGAAGATCCATCCCCACGCCTACGTTATCACCAACGATGACGGCCGCAGCGTTCTGGTCCACCTGGGGCTGG
Coding sequences within it:
- a CDS encoding GntR family transcriptional regulator: MPKNAGKKPAKYVIVRNHLLDLVRNGLANGSPVPSERELCEQFEVSRMTVRQAIDTLVVDGILERHQGKGTFVAPPKLDLQVRLTSFTQEMQRRGMEPGVVMLLTETVPADETVAEALELAEGAEVHHLRRLLTANAIPMAIEENWIPAALLPDLLRTSPNFSVYAELTQVGMAPEWGEDMIEAHAATAQEAALLSVQEGAPTLDITRRTFHEHRAIDYSRTLFRADRYTLWVPVAAPKPAFRPDRPKR
- a CDS encoding glucose PTS transporter subunit EIIB; its protein translation is MSQAQSIVDALGGFDNIVEIEPCITRLRCELEDGSLVDEPALKAAGAHGVVKLGDIVQVVVGPNADTIAEDIEDLR
- a CDS encoding PTS glucose transporter subunit IIA — translated: MSLTVQSPVSGLVVALDDVPDPVFAGKIVGPGVAVTPDPASGDEVSALAPISGTITKIHPHAYVITNDDGRSVLVHLGLDTVGLGGSGFTLLAGEGETVDAGSPVISWSPARIEASGLNPIVPVIALEGDESDLEPVSPGCRVAAGDTLVTWT